TGTCCAATCAGTTTTGGTTCATGATCAATTCAGATTTGGGTTTTTCGGGAGCACAAATTTAATCCAGTTCAGAAATTATAAAAGGTTGGTTCGTTGTCGGTTCGGATTTACTCGGATTTGCTTAGGATATAATGACACATTACCTGattgaattaattttaaatttgggtTTGGTTATAATTCGAGTTTCaatttcggtttcggttctaaTTCGAGTTTCAGTTATCCAAAGATTTATTTGTGACTGGAAAATACagatttaaattcaaaaaattgatttttttttaacatttttcactaacaaatgtaaaaaatttaaaactaacaaTTAAAAGCTCTATAAACGTCGGaaacatcatttaaaattaaaatagttgaAAACTTTTGAAGAAAACTtaagtataataaaattttaaatgcaaTTGTCAGAACATTAAAATCTCAATATTTAACTAACtatcaaaaatatacattaaagTAAATATTGgaatatattttgatgttatAAATACTTATTAGAATATTTATCCAGAATTGAGTTTCTGTGTGGTATAATGTGGATATTATGTAAGGTTCAGTTTGATTTGGATTTACCTTTAATTGGATTGGAGAgttcgaattttttttgtttgttttttttttgctcatcCCTATTAACGACATCACCTAAATCAAATGTTAGAATAATTTTAATCAGTATATAAGGGATACAATGCTATTCTAGACTATAGTCGGGATCCAATCTATGTTATATGGAATCAGAAGCGGGTACGCGGAAGCGAAACTGTATAGAAGCGCATAagcgattttttttaaaaaaattacggaatgggtacgtgttggaagcgtatatccatatatatatattatatatattatatatttaaatataatattttttttttataaaattcataactaaaaattatatgattcaaattaaaataaagcatttattctttataataattttaaatgctTTCATATTAAATGTTGGCGATAAAAAATAGGCTCTCTACTGGTGACAGGATGCGCAGCTGGGGTATGCAGCAACATTGCACTTTATGTGGGGAAATAGATGAAACTATGTTTTCTTTGCTTGCCCATTTAGCTACACTGTATGGGATAACATTGCTGGTCGTTTGCTTGGTCAGAGAATGAATCCTGATTGGTCTGATACATTGCTAGCTATACAGCATGCTCGTTTCTCCCCTCTGGACTGGATATTGGTTCAAATGGTATTCTAGATGACAATCTATAATGTTTGGAAGGAGCGCAATGGGAGAAGGCATCAGAAGCCGTGGTCAACTGCAGCTCAGATCACTTGCCTCATTGATAAGACTGCGAAATCGAATTACCTCTCTTAAATATGGACCGTCACACAAGTATGCAGGGCTCATGCAAAGATGGTTTACAGTAGTtccttagttttttttccttctcttaAACATCTTTCGGTCTCTTActcaacatatttttttagataGATTATTCTTTGTAAATGCTTACCAAtagatcaataaatttgaaatttcataaaaaaaaaaactgtaaaatacacataaattaagtttataagaaattattatattaattatttttaatttttcataaataattgacataatatatttgaatatatatgttatatctctGATAAAAGCatcaatgcataaagataattttagttttaatatttatatatttctattctctctatttcattattattaaattttgaaattttatataaaaacaaaaaacatgatttttttatttatttatgacattatgttttattaaacgAAAGTgtgatttcaaaataaaatcgtAAACTTCCAACGTGTTTTTACATAGAATATTTTATAAGCTTTTTGGAAGTAACATTATGTAAGTTCTTACAAGAATTTGATTCTAATTTTGGTTCTACAGCAGGAATCAAATGTTGATGAAGCTTTCGGTGTAACCTAGGAGCCAAGGGAGGgaacaaaaatatagtttttggtCCCTTAGTTATTGGGCCTTTCGTGGACCGAAGGCTAGCTTAGCTCTCTTCTGATTATAATGTACcccaagaaaataattaaagaataaaatgaaaaatacttGCTTACGTGTTTCGGCCCAAAGGAGTAAATAAATGGCTTTCATTTCCAGAGGAGACCCTGCAAAATAAAATTCCTCACCAGTGAGACCAAAGAGGAAGCCGAAGCTCAGAGATCGAATAAAAAAGATTCTCCGGTAGTAACATTGAAGCTGAGGAGGAGGAGCAATGTATCCAACAGGTCAACAGGTCTGGTCAAGAACTTTCACTTTTGTTACTTAGAACATCGCAAACTAAACCAGATTAGTCGGAATCAACAAGAATCTAGCTTTTGATCTCTTCTTTACGCGATCAATCTCTCTGTAAACCTGGAGAAAAGACTCATCTTTACTTTCTTATTTTTGTATCTTTCAATTGCATGCGACTACATTGGCCGAGTTATGTTCTTGGCTTAATGCAATTGCCTTTTTTGTTCAGTATCTGTGGTTAAATTGGATGAAAGGTCTTAAAGGTTTCGGCTTTTTCGAAATtgaggattagggtttatgaaagaaatgatttttttaatccaaTTTTTGTAGATTTCGTTTCGTGCGGCCGTTCAAGATCCATTAATGGTGGATCCAAAAGAAACAACCCAGAACGGAGGAGGGATATCTCAGGCAGAGTTTGCTTTGTTCACTTCCAATAGGATCCAGTCTGATCTTGAAGCCATGGGTATCAAACTCAAACTGCACGAAGATAACTTGAAGTTTCTCAAGGCTCAGAAAACCAAACTGGATGAATCTATCCTCGACTTGCAAGGTTCGAGTCCTGCTTGTACCCACATTCTGTCTGAGAAATGAGAGGTGTTTAATGTCGGCTTTTGTTTGGCAGTTCATATGAACAAACTCAATCCTTCAGGCCCTCCTAGAAGCGAGAACTGTGATGCCAATCTTCAGGGTGAAGACATCAATGAGCAGATCCTTCGCCATGCAAACTCAGCTGCTGGAGTTTTAGCTCATGTTCAGTCTCGTCATTCTTCTCAGATGACGTTGACGAAAGGTGTTGTTGGAGTTGTAGCCAAACTCGGGAAAGTCCATGATGAAAACCTGAGCCAGTTAGTTCCATTTTCTGTTACAAACCTTTCTTGTGATGGTTTCTGTAGTCTGAAACTGACTAGCTCCCTCTCGTGGTACTTCTTCATAAATTGCAGGGTTTTGTCGGTTTATTTAGGGACTCGTTCGATGTTGGCACTTGTATGCAAGGACTACGACAGTGTTAAGGGCCTAGAGAGTTATGATAGCCAAGGCAACGTTGATAGAAATGCTGGACTTCACGGGCTTGCCTCTTCGATTGGCAGAACCATTGAAGGACATTTCGATGCCATCTCTCTCGAAAATCTGAGGTACTCTGTATTAACCAATTGTGTTTAGATACTTTCATTATGAAAATCTTTTTCTAATGACACTTTGTTCTGGTGACATTTAGACCGTATGTGGGCCAGTACATAGCTGGTGATCCACAAAGAAGGCTTAATCTCCTGAAACCAAAACTACCAAACGGCGAGTATCCTCCAGGTTTTCTCGGTTTTGCTGTGAACATGATACAGATCGATCCTGCTTACCTACTCTGTGTCACAGCATATGGACACGGTCTTCGTGAGACTTTGTTCTACAGCCTGTTCTCCCGTCTTCAGGTGTACAAAAAAAGGGGTGATATGATTAGTGCCCTCCCATGCATAAGTGAAGGTGCAGTGTCTTTGGATGGAGGAATCGTTAGAACAGGCGGGATCTTAACACTTGGAAGCAGGTATGAAGATTCTGACAACCTTTTTCCCTCTTTTGGTTCTTCCCTCTGTGACAAATGCCGAAATTGCAGTGATGAGGTGAAGGTGAGGTTTGCAAAGCCAAGTGCTTCACGGGCGATGGATAATCATAGTGAGGCGGAGAGGCAAATGAAAGAGCTGAAACAGAAGAAGGAGAAAACGCTGGAGGACATAAAGCGAACGCAAGTGCTCCGTGATCATGCTGTTTACAACTTTGGCAAGAAGAAAGACGAGTTTGTTCGATTCTTGGCTCAGAGCTCATCCACTAGTATGAGGTAGTGTTTATCTACTTGCTGACCAGACTCCATACATATATGATTGCAGCATATCATGGAATCGTCTATGATTAtacatttatttgtttctttggtTTTAATATGGGCTAACATCTCTCTGTATTTGTGTGTTGTGGTGCTCCAGCCAATGATGAAAAGAGAGCAAAGCAAAAGAACCATGGAGCTCTGAGTAACATGCACTTCTAGAGGACAGACATCTTATTTTGACTTTAAGAACATGTTTCTagtcttagttttttttttgataagttgCTTCCATAGACTAGTTTGGTTTAGATTTCTTAACTTCGGTTCTGTATGTCTCTAGTCATATGTTTCGGTTTAACTTCAACATGTACATATAATGATGGATACTTTTATTATATAACCTCTTCAAGGCTTTGGAGTCTTATGTTTCCTCTGTCTTGTTTATTATATGGCTTTTGTCTTGTTTGGAACTCCTTTTGTCCTAAACTTCATTGTCACAACTTGCATATTACATGCAGAAGCCTGTATCAAAGAATACTATGCAGTCATATAGATGGCATCAAGTAGATCTGTTTTGAAACCatgttaataataatatttttatgaaaccaGAAGCAAGGTTGAAAAAATGACTTTGCAAAAATCCTGGCATAATAAAAAAAGGTGGATCATAGCTTATTCACGCCTTCTTCTCCTTGGGCTCCTACATTGACTTCTTCAACAACACCATTATTATCCCAAAGCATCTTTtacctcttctttcttttcttcttctagtTTTGGACTCATTAATGAAGCTATACTAACATTTGTACTCCTTTTCTTGGCTTCTGCTGCTTCTAACTCTTTCGCCTTTGCCTCCTCTTTCAATCTCTCTTTCTCATCCATAAGTTTCTGCAAATCATCCTCTCTTCCTCCTTTCCTCAGCTCCTCTTTCACAAACTCTTGTATTTCTTCACTCACTCTAACAGTTTCATCACCCAGCATCTCGTCCACAATCTTAAGCATCTCGTCCAGTCTCCCAGCTTCACTTAACGCCTTCATCATGAATTTGTAAGCCTCGTCGTCCATCTTGAGCTTGCTCACCATCATATCAAAGAAGGATTTCGCATCGTCGAGTTTCCCGGCTTTAACCAGCTGATCTTGCAACCGGTTATACACCGCCAAGTTTGTTCTCAGACTCGACTCAACCATCGTTTTGTAATACGCAGCTCCTTCCTCTATCTTACCTTCCTTGAAACAAGTATCCATCAACAAACCATAAGTGTACTCATCAGGCTTCACCTTCTTCTCGTCCATTTCATTGTAAAGCTTCTCAGCCTCTGCCAACAATCCGTTCTTACACAGCTGATTCATCAGATTGTTGAATGATAAAGTATCAGGACTACAGCTAAACTCACCCATTTGCCTGAAAACCTCCAATGCTTCCTCAAGCTTTCCTTCACCACAATACCCATTAACCATCACATTAAAACTCCCCAAATTCAAAGCCAAACGCCTCGGGGAATCATGTTCCCTTTTCATCTCATCAAACAACTTCAAAGCCTCGTCAAACTTCCGGTTCTCATTCAAAGCCTCAAGCACGTAGTTATAAGCCATAGCGCTCATCCTAACCTTTGAGTTATCTTCAATAGCTTCCTCACAACACTCCATAGCTTCCTTGTCCATCCCTTTCATGAAATAACCTTTCATCAACAGCCCATAAACCACACCATCCTCAACAAACCCACCAAGCTTCTCCTTCAACTCCTCATAAAGCTTAAAGACACCATCAGCATTAGACTTCCTCACACAACCTATCATTAGATAGCTATAAACAACAGGGTCAGGAACAAAACCTCTAACACTCATATCTTCCTTAATCTCCACGGCTTTCTCAAGACTCTCATTATCAACTAAACCCTTAACAAGAATCCTAAAAGTAGCAATGGAAGGATTCAATGGCGCGTTATCTATAAACAGCTTGTAATGTTCCAGAGCAACGTCAGGCTTTCTAACGTCAAGATAAGCCTGGAAGATCAAGTTGTAGGTGATGATATTGGCGGCGATGCCAGCTTGGTTGATGAAACCGTGTAACTGCAGAAGCGCCCCGTACTTTGACTGACGGAGCTGCGCCGTCAAAACGGCGTTGACGGTGAAAATCGTCGGGCGGCAGTTAGAATAAACGGAGTGACGAGTGTAGAGAGCGGCTTCTTCGAGATCGTTCTCTCGGATTAGTTTTAGGATATGGTTGTGGAGATCGAGGCGTTTTCCGGTGAGAGCCGATACTGATTCTGGTAGTTTCGGGATGTTTGGGTTCTGGATAGGTCTAGAGATTTGAGGTTGATTGGATCTGTTGAGAGGTGGCTCCATGCGAATACGACGCTTACGACGGCGACTTTCGGCGGCGGCTTCTTCCTGCGTCGCGAAAGACATTTGGCGGACGGCGGAAAACAGCGGAGGGATGCGAGGGCGGTAGGCTCGAGCGATTGTTTGCAGAAGGGCAGCTTTGGAAATCGACATGGTTGAAAATGTGTGAATTGAGTGATAGGGTTTTAGAAGGGTTTGGGGTctggagaagatgaagttgtAGGCTTGTTTGGTAACTGGGATAAGTATATTTTGGCGTGGTGATAGAGACAGACATGTATGTGTCTTGGGCTATTCATTCGTATCTGGGTTTTCTGTGACCCACAAGTAGGCTTGGGAATTCGGTTATTGGAGCTGGGTTCGCATCGGATAAACtaaattttgatccgcgctttaaaAATGtcggacttttttttttaaatattattttaaaatgataactaattctaaattataagaaaatatgttttaacattTCATTATGTAATACAAGTTAGTTTTGttgattgtttatattttaaaaatattattctatgttgaaaatgattttcaaatttataaattaatcctcatataattttaaaaatgtttttttaaatataattctactgtattaatttttttaatttatccaTTTTTTGAAATCGAAGAATTGtctctttttaaatatttattttcataacatATGAATTTGATATTATATCATGTGTTTTGTGAatttgtttaatagtttttctatatgttttggATTACCAATATCtatacaaatttttaattttgagcTCCCGAATTCTTTTTCTGTTGCAAATTTCACCTAgaaatttttctatatttttcaacGATGACAACTTATAATGTTTAAGTTTTCTAATGTTTTAGAAactaaacaattaattaaataaGATCCAAATAAGTGATTCACCATTGAATTAAAATTTACTTATTTGTTaggaacaaaatatataaaataagtaagtggggccaattttaattatatgattgGTAGCAATATATTGGTTTTAATGaaatgaataaatttaattttaaaaaaaattctaaataaggTAATGGCAGTTTCTTGTAAATAACTTGAAAATACAAGAGCATAATCCTATTAAGGATTCCACtttaatatctaatctattaaaactggAGTACAAATTGAAATTAACCCTCAGTTTTCCTTAAATATTACAAGTTTATGCCACTAGCTTAAACCATGTTTAACACTTAAATCAAACCatttaaatctaatttaaaCAACTAACCAAACCGTACGTAGTAGTTAACCCAAACAAACGTCAATTCAATAATATTactaaaaccaaaattaattaaaaatattaaccattCATCACCTCTTCCTTTAAGAAATCcaaactcttataaattttGGAATCACACCAAAAATAGAATGGCATCTTATTATCGTACACTGCTCCACTGTAAATTTCTAACCTTCGTATGGCAAACATAAGCCATATAATTATCATATATTGAAAattcaacaaataacatattattagttCGTTACTTTTTGGATTACAAAGTGAGCATAAAAATTaggaattgttttttttttatcatttgaatACTTTTTTCATGGATAACtccaattattattatatatcaacCATTTGGCCAATATCGCCCAACAAACCTTTTCTATATCACAAGCATTTGGTCAATATCGACCAACAAACCTTCTCACGatacaatttgtttaaatataataatatataattaattatatggtaaatgttaaaatatatatttactaattataaaaacaaataattattttgaatcaaaaataaaaataaacacccGCACGGGTGTGcatgtcaaaatctagttatagaTTGTTAGgaacaaaatctataaaataagtaagtgGTGTCgattttaattatatgattgATAGCAATATATTGGTTTTAATGACTTgagtaaatttaatttttaaaaaaattctaaataaggAAAAAGTGCCTTGTAAATAACTTGAAAATAAATAAGGAAATGGCAGTGCTTTGTCATTCgacatattttttcattttttacattCCACATTACATTGGTTCTCTTCCACATAATCATTTAACATTTATTCATTATTCATATTTtacaattgttttgttttgaaaattttagtacccaattacttttcatttattttttattttttttctttataaatacaTGTCAATAGTAATTAtcaactaaaatttttaaataattaaaacttaattaattttaaatattttaattataaattatttgatctaTTTCACacagaataattatttttataataaaagaaTTGTtgaataatatcaaatattataGTAAAAAAAGTATTTGTTCGAATTAAATGAatcaaatctatatttatagaacacaaaataatgaattttgatcttattattttaaataaaaatatatttgctagaatattatttatttaaataagtaGAATGTATTAAAAATTACTTAATCAGTGTAGAGCCCTTTTGTAATGATCAACTAGTTGAGTCGTAGTTAATAATTGCTTTAACTACTCTATTAGATAAGGAATTGTCCCGTCATATGGGTTTTTATTCCTTGAAATGTaacttaaattaatattaaaagaatTATGTAATTTAGTGATATATAttgcaaaaataaaatcattttaattttttttatttgattataatCTTGTATAAATTTTTTGACATACAGTAATTTGAATAagtttgtatattttgtttatttgtttaatatgcTATAAGAAAACATTGTTGATCGTATTTTCAAAAATCTGTagagaatttttgttttcaactatattaatgtgtagttgatatttttaaatgcttcaaaataaaatgtgcttgtatttttggtaaatatttatttttgttaatttttttaagaagttTGCATATTCTTGTTTTACTTAATTTCATAAATTcataaattctttatatattttattcttatttgcaataaattattaaaatattaaattaagttAATGTTATTAAATTATTCGAATGTATGTCAAGCTAAATAATTAGCATTTTTCATAAGCAATTATAATAggattttatgaaaataaactcaaatacgaaataactaaatatttctGGTTTGATGACactaaaaatattgtttaaggAATTGAAACATTATCTAGAGAGAGTAACAAACTACAAActgaaattatttgattaaaagattataactataaactttttaaaaacatttttgataaaatttcaaatttattgatcaatcAAAAAAAGAATGTTATTTACAACTCAATCTTGTTGGTCCTGAGTTCTTTGAACTGTATAAAAAACATGAACCGCTATTAAAGAGTAAGCTACAACCAGCATCCTAGGAGGCATGCGTACTTGTGTGGAGGGTGATATTTAAGTGATATAATCCTATTCTTCATTGCTTTGTCAATCGAGTCCTTTATCACCCATTTGCGAAAGATGCAGTAAAGTGTGTGATAGATCCTTAAATCGGAGCACTCAGCCGGTACGGACGAGATATGATCTCCGAGGGAGAAATAGATGGATCGATGGGTCTCACGAAGGATGCAAAAAGGCCTTCGATGTTCCCGGTCTGATCAACGCCTGATATGACTCACAGGTCCGTTGAGGAGACAGATCTCGGACATATTGCCGGATGCGACGCACCGGTCCAATCGTGGTCGAGATGGTTTGcttggagctaaccacaccaagTAAACGAAGAACAAGTTCTTATTAAAGAACAGAGAGAAAAATCTCAAAACTAATAAAGGAAAATCGAATACCTTATTCAGAAATGAGATTACATACTTATAGTGTTTGTGGTCAAAGACCATTATTACAaatgtagaaaaaaaaatacttagaaAACATAAACTTGACTGCATAGAAAATCACAAgtttgaccagatctagtcaaacTCGGAAAACTAGGAAGAATGGTTGATTATTGTCAAGGTTCAATGTATCCTGGCCTCACGTCCCGCGGTAAGAAGTAGCACACGAGCCGGACAGTCCACTCGTCCGGACGGGATTTCTTCACGGACTGACTTGTCCCATATGTAGCCTAGATCTTCAGAGAACTATCCTTGCCTAAGAGAAGTCCTGAAGATCAAACTGGACAATCGGATCAAAATGGCCGGACAGTTCGCAATACGTTCGGTAGTGCACGCGGTACGGGCCAAACGAGTCAGAAACTAGAAGCTTCGGTCTGATTCGGAATCGGTACGTTCGGACTGGATTCTGGCTCGATCGTTCTTCTTAACTTGTCGAGTTGGTCGGAGAAGCCGGACTTCAGTACGGTCAGATCGGTCATCCGGACGTGGATCGAGTCGAAGTTCCCTTCCGGATGCACGCGGGTCGATCCGATACACGGCTCGGTCAGTTTGTCCGGTACGGTCTAAATCACGAACCTCGGTTGGATCGTTCGGGACGTTCTGATCATCATGCTGGGTTCGTTCCACGGACTGTTCCACATAATGAGGTGtatcattccctccttcttcaaGAGGATTTTTCCACAAATCCGGAACATCTacaagaaaaggagaaagatcAGAAACATTAAAGCTTGAAGAAATGTCATACTTAACTTTCAGATCCAATTGATATGCATTGTCACTGATTTTTCTTGTGATCTGAAAAGGACCATCGACCCGGGGCATAAGCTTGGATTTCCTTTCTTCCGGGAAACGTTCTTTCCTTAAATGGACCCAAACAAGATCTCCTTCTTCAAAGATAACTTCCTTTCGCTTCTTGTTGACTTGTCTAGTGTAACCCTCGGTTTTGACCATGATATTAGCTCGGACTTGCTCATGCAACTTCTTGATCGTATCTGCCTTCCTCATGCCATCTGTGCTAATTCTTTCACTTAAAGGAAGAGGTAAGAGATCAAGTGGAGAAAGGGGATTAAATCCATAAACAACCTCAAATGGAGAAAATTTTGTAGAAGAATGCAATGAAtgattataagcaaactcaacatgcagcaaacattcttcccaagttttcaaatttttcttaACCAATGATCTAAGTAATGCGGACAAGGTCCGGTTCACTACCTCAGTTTGTCCATCGGTTTGAGGATGACAAGTGGTGGAGAACAACAATCTAGTACCCAATTTTACACCAcaaagttttccaaaaatagctaaGAAACTTAGCATCACGATCTGAAACAATGGTtttaggcattccatgcaatctTACCACATCCTTAAAGAACAAATCAGCAATGTGAAcggcatcatcagttttatgacaagaaATGAAgtgagccattttcgaaaacCGATCTACCACAACAAAGATGGAGTCTCTACCAGATTTGGATCTCGGCAAACCAAGTACAAAATCCATTGAAATATCTTCCCATGGATGAGAAGGGATAGGAAGGGCAGAATACAAACCTTGATTCAAGACTTTGGACTTAGCTTTCTTACACACGACACAACGGCTGCAAATCCTCTCAACGTCTTTCATCAAActcggccaatagaagtgatcatGCACGACCTTGTAGGTTTTCTTAactccaaagtgtcccattAGGCCTCCTCCGTGGGCTTCCTTGAGAAACAATTCCCTCAACGAGCATTGGGGCACACATAAACGGTTATCATAAAACAGAAAACCAGACATCTGATAGTACTTCCCATAAGCCGCCTTGGAACTCTTTTTGAACACTTCTTTGAAATCCGGATCAGAAGCATAGATGtcttttatgaattcaaaaccaAGAAGTTTTGTCTCAAGGGCTGAGAGAAGAACATACCTGCGTGATAAGGCATCGGCCACAACATTCTCtttaccttgtttatactttATCACGTAAGGAAACATCTCTATGAACTCCACCCAACGAGCGTGACGTTTGTTCAGTTTCTGCTGCCCTTTTAGATGCTTCAAGGACTGATGATCAGTGTGGATGACGAACTCCTTTGGCCATAGATAATGTTGCCAAGTTTGGAGTgctctcaccaaggcgtagAGCTCTTGATCATACGTCGGATAGTTGAGTGTGGCCCCGCccagtttctcactgaaataagcaatTGGCTTCCtgtcctgcatcaacacagcacctaTACCAACTC
The window above is part of the Brassica napus cultivar Da-Ae chromosome C3, Da-Ae, whole genome shotgun sequence genome. Proteins encoded here:
- the LOC106357681 gene encoding protein DEFECTIVE IN MERISTEM SILENCING 3, with product MYPTGQQISFRAAVQDPLMVDPKETTQNGGGISQAEFALFTSNRIQSDLEAMGIKLKLHEDNLKFLKAQKTKLDESILDLQVHMNKLNPSGPPRSENCDANLQGEDINEQILRHANSAAGVLAHVQSRHSSQMTLTKGVVGVVAKLGKVHDENLSQVLSVYLGTRSMLALVCKDYDSVKGLESYDSQGNVDRNAGLHGLASSIGRTIEGHFDAISLENLRPYVGQYIAGDPQRRLNLLKPKLPNGEYPPGFLGFAVNMIQIDPAYLLCVTAYGHGLRETLFYSLFSRLQVYKKRGDMISALPCISEGAVSLDGGIVRTGGILTLGSSDEVKVRFAKPSASRAMDNHSEAERQMKELKQKKEKTLEDIKRTQVLRDHAVYNFGKKKDEFVRFLAQSSSTSMSQ
- the LOC106357680 gene encoding pentatricopeptide repeat-containing protein At3g49240, mitochondrial-like yields the protein MSISKAALLQTIARAYRPRIPPLFSAVRQMSFATQEEAAAESRRRKRRIRMEPPLNRSNQPQISRPIQNPNIPKLPESVSALTGKRLDLHNHILKLIRENDLEEAALYTRHSVYSNCRPTIFTVNAVLTAQLRQSKYGALLQLHGFINQAGIAANIITYNLIFQAYLDVRKPDVALEHYKLFIDNAPLNPSIATFRILVKGLVDNESLEKAVEIKEDMSVRGFVPDPVVYSYLMIGCVRKSNADGVFKLYEELKEKLGGFVEDGVVYGLLMKGYFMKGMDKEAMECCEEAIEDNSKVRMSAMAYNYVLEALNENRKFDEALKLFDEMKREHDSPRRLALNLGSFNVMVNGYCGEGKLEEALEVFRQMGEFSCSPDTLSFNNLMNQLCKNGLLAEAEKLYNEMDEKKVKPDEYTYGLLMDTCFKEGKIEEGAAYYKTMVESSLRTNLAVYNRLQDQLVKAGKLDDAKSFFDMMVSKLKMDDEAYKFMMKALSEAGRLDEMLKIVDEMLGDETVRVSEEIQEFVKEELRKGGREDDLQKLMDEKERLKEEAKAKELEAAEAKKRSTNVSIASLMSPKLEEEKKEEVKDALG